A genomic window from Methanobacteriaceae archaeon includes:
- a CDS encoding ABC transporter ATP-binding protein has product MFVLLQVYFQIEIINMSKVILDNGVKVNNFEVIYNSGILMLIYTLGSMIMVTLVSYITSYITGKVSFDLRSKMFRKVTDLSLYDFNKFESASLMNRATGDINVIQLFILNLLRSCLLIPFVIVGVIIETVLINRTLAAILIVFFIITILFMFIKGNKSIIFFNKLQVSVDRLNLLLREKVYGVRSIRAFGKEDYERNKFEKANDDSYELNIESSLKLYYVAPMAVLLMNVAVVIIYYVGGIQLQYNMVNVADLLLFFQYITYFLSSLALIPFIVKIMPKAIVASNRIEEVFEYEPILLNNPIKQEYKEDSFKGVEFNNVIFGYSGAKDVIADINFKAPKGTTTALIGATGSGKSTVMYLLNRMYDPTFGEILIDGVNIKDIDLKELHSKISFGSQKSMVFNDTVIENIRMSDDSITREDIERACEITLFTDAFKSLPSGIDSIIEENGTNISGGQRQRLSLARTIAKDSDIYIFDDTFSALDMKTEKIVRENIKELLKDKTVFMVAQKISTIIDADNILVFDAGRIVCQGTHEELLEKCEIYKEIYESQAYMNKE; this is encoded by the coding sequence ATATTCGTATTGCTTCAAGTTTATTTCCAAATTGAAATAATCAACATGTCTAAGGTAATTCTTGATAATGGTGTAAAAGTCAACAACTTTGAAGTAATTTATAATAGTGGAATATTAATGTTGATTTATACTCTTGGATCAATGATAATGGTTACTTTGGTATCATATATAACTTCATATATCACTGGAAAAGTTTCATTTGATTTAAGAAGTAAAATGTTTAGGAAAGTAACAGATTTATCATTATATGATTTTAATAAATTTGAAAGTGCATCTTTGATGAATAGGGCTACTGGAGATATAAATGTAATCCAGTTATTCATATTAAATCTTCTTAGAAGCTGTTTATTAATTCCATTTGTTATTGTGGGAGTCATTATAGAAACTGTTTTAATTAATAGAACATTAGCTGCAATTTTAATTGTATTCTTTATAATAACAATTTTATTTATGTTTATTAAAGGTAATAAGAGTATTATCTTTTTTAACAAACTTCAAGTAAGTGTTGATAGATTAAATTTATTGCTACGTGAGAAAGTTTACGGTGTAAGAAGTATTAGAGCATTTGGAAAAGAAGATTATGAAAGGAATAAATTTGAAAAGGCAAATGATGATTCTTATGAATTAAATATTGAATCTTCATTAAAACTATATTATGTTGCTCCAATGGCTGTATTGTTAATGAATGTAGCTGTTGTTATAATTTATTATGTTGGAGGAATTCAATTACAGTATAATATGGTTAATGTTGCAGATTTATTATTATTCTTCCAATATATCACATATTTCTTAAGTAGCTTAGCATTAATTCCATTTATTGTAAAAATAATGCCTAAAGCTATTGTTGCATCAAATAGGATAGAAGAAGTTTTTGAATATGAACCAATATTACTTAATAATCCAATTAAACAGGAATATAAAGAAGATTCATTTAAAGGTGTTGAATTTAATAATGTTATTTTCGGTTATTCAGGAGCAAAGGACGTAATAGCTGATATCAATTTTAAAGCACCTAAAGGAACAACAACAGCTCTAATTGGAGCTACTGGATCTGGAAAAAGTACTGTAATGTATTTATTAAATAGAATGTATGATCCTACCTTTGGTGAAATATTAATTGATGGTGTCAATATAAAAGACATTGATTTAAAAGAATTACATTCAAAAATAAGTTTTGGAAGTCAAAAATCAATGGTATTCAATGACACTGTAATTGAAAATATTAGAATGAGTGATGATTCTATTACAAGAGAAGATATTGAAAGAGCATGTGAAATAACACTTTTCACAGATGCATTTAAAAGTCTTCCTTCTGGAATTGATAGTATTATAGAAGAAAATGGTACTAACATTTCAGGTGGTCAAAGACAAAGATTAAGTCTTGCAAGAACAATTGCCAAAGATTCAGACATTTATATTTTCGATGATACATTCAGTGCTTTGGATATGAAAACTGAAAAAATTGTAAGGGAGAATATAAAGGAATTACTCAAAGATAAGACTGTGTTTATGGTTGCTCAAAAAATAAGTACTATTATTGATGCAGATAACATTTTAGTATTTGATGCTGGACGTATTGTATGTCAAGGAACCCATGAAGAATTGTTAGAAAAATGTGAAATTTATAAAGAGATTTATGAATCTCAAGCATATATGAATAAGGAGTAA
- a CDS encoding ABC transporter ATP-binding protein yields the protein MVKNDKNSYKGLLKTIYQLIGKDKNKFILAIALMVIGTFCLAYAPNVAGKITDEFSKFATTNVFNENIIITLLISLLVLYVVGNLLKMVSDRMMIFISSRVSLKLRYELHEKMHNVPINYIDSTPSGDIIARLTNDMSSVESMISSTLVTIFVQFIIIVLVIVMMLILNVELSIIYLILIPLSFGILNFISNKTKVQFKKQQMLVGKLNGVIGDNFNNHLIVKSYNMEEKSLDKFDKINHQIFESFFKSRFYSGFIIPINTILTNIGYIGICVFGGYFIISGSLTIGTFLAFILYGQMLTEPLTTIGNNLNILQSGLSSLENILDVLNAEEEKDFENSEHLLEKDVKGEIEFKNVKFGYTEDKILMNDVNFIAKSGTTNAIVGPSGAGKTTIVNLLMRFYDINDGVIYLDGKNIYRIKRDDFRKSFGMVLQDSWVFEGTIAENIGYGMENPTIEDIHKAAELVGCDKFINLLPDGYDTIISEENTNLSVGEKQLLVLARTIISDPKILILDEATSQMDTRTELLVTKAMEEMMKGRTTFIIAHRLFTIKNADKIIFMKNGDIKEVGNHKELLELNGLYAEMYKSGSIKSE from the coding sequence ATGGTTAAAAATGATAAAAATTCTTATAAAGGATTACTTAAAACTATTTACCAATTAATTGGGAAAGATAAAAATAAATTTATTTTAGCCATTGCATTAATGGTTATTGGAACTTTTTGTTTAGCATATGCTCCAAATGTTGCTGGGAAAATAACTGATGAATTTTCAAAATTTGCAACTACAAATGTATTTAATGAAAATATAATAATAACTCTCCTTATATCATTATTAGTCCTTTATGTTGTTGGAAATTTATTAAAGATGGTTTCTGACCGTATGATGATTTTTATAAGCAGTAGGGTGTCTTTAAAATTAAGATATGAGTTACATGAAAAAATGCATAATGTTCCTATAAATTACATTGACTCAACTCCAAGTGGGGATATCATAGCTAGATTAACAAATGATATGAGTAGTGTTGAATCAATGATAAGTAGTACATTAGTTACTATCTTTGTTCAATTTATTATCATAGTTCTTGTTATTGTAATGATGTTAATTTTAAATGTTGAATTAAGTATTATTTATCTTATATTAATTCCATTATCCTTTGGTATTCTCAATTTCATAAGTAATAAAACAAAAGTACAATTTAAAAAACAACAGATGCTTGTTGGTAAATTGAATGGAGTAATTGGAGATAATTTCAATAATCATCTGATTGTAAAATCCTATAATATGGAAGAAAAATCATTAGATAAATTTGATAAAATTAATCATCAAATATTTGAATCTTTCTTTAAATCTAGGTTTTATTCAGGATTTATTATACCTATTAACACTATTTTAACAAATATAGGATATATTGGTATTTGTGTTTTCGGAGGATACTTTATAATCTCTGGAAGTCTTACAATAGGAACATTTTTAGCATTTATTTTATATGGGCAAATGTTGACTGAGCCATTAACAACTATTGGAAATAATCTTAACATACTACAATCTGGACTTAGTAGTTTAGAGAATATTTTAGATGTTTTAAATGCAGAAGAAGAAAAAGACTTTGAAAATAGTGAACATCTCCTTGAAAAGGATGTTAAAGGTGAGATTGAATTTAAAAATGTTAAATTTGGATATACTGAAGATAAAATATTAATGAATGATGTTAATTTTATTGCAAAATCAGGTACAACAAATGCTATTGTAGGACCATCAGGAGCTGGAAAAACCACAATCGTTAATTTATTAATGAGATTCTATGATATAAATGATGGAGTTATATATTTAGATGGTAAAAATATTTATAGAATTAAGAGAGATGATTTTAGGAAAAGTTTTGGAATGGTTCTCCAAGACAGTTGGGTTTTCGAAGGAACAATAGCTGAAAATATTGGATATGGAATGGAAAATCCAACAATTGAAGATATTCATAAAGCTGCTGAGTTAGTAGGTTGTGATAAATTTATAAATCTTTTACCTGATGGTTATGACACTATCATCAGTGAAGAAAATACTAATTTAAGTGTTGGTGAAAAACAATTGTTAGTTTTAGCTCGTACAATAATATCTGATCCTAAAATATTGATTTTGGATGAAGCTACAAGTCAAATGGATACAAGAACAGAACTATTAGTTACAAAAGCTATGGAAGAAATGATGAAAGGTAGAACAACATTTATAATAGCTCATAGATTATTTACAATTAAAAATGCAGATAAAATTATTTTCATGAAAAATGGGGATATAAAAGAAGTTGGAAATCATAAAGAATTATTAGAATTAAATGGATTATATGCAGAGATGTATAAAAGTGGATCAATTAAAAGTGAGTGA
- a CDS encoding GH3 auxin-responsive promoter family protein: MEREIRKKIYGELLDAPSKAHKQLELFSLDAKKTNEELLMKILNDNKDTAYGIKYDFKNIKSIKEYQENVPISEYDDYIDFLIPMVFQGVENLLTVYPVKHYNKSSGTLGNPKKIPISEVAQQLNFLYSLPFVLHLITEELGDKWKEGKIFIIGQYNISSVPSGATYGALTAKLADNMKDYFDILSTSPAEVLVPQGDLDTHYLQSLYALREKNTTIVISAYFSYFLEILRYMEDNHEMLIEDIRNGTINSSINLSPETREILEEKLTPMPERADELEEIFSKPIDNTFVKSIWPDIQAFEGIGTSTFETYVEKIREKYANEETPILYLGLQASEGIFSTPLELNNKNSVLIPNAIFFEFRPVEQEGYDNLLTIDQLEVGKDYEIILTNLSGFYRYKIKDVVRVTGMHNTLPEITFKYRLNQTVNLTGEKTTEEALRESVKQCEEKYGFDCVDFTVFADTEAVPMNYNFLIEPDNIDDIDVEALRADLEKNLGKANPSFGSKIENNTFGETKLEILQKETFMLYRDLMAMKGVSVVQLKPPRIIVNEVQRKFFYALREL; this comes from the coding sequence ATGGAACGTGAAATAAGAAAGAAGATATATGGGGAGTTATTAGATGCTCCTTCAAAGGCTCATAAACAATTAGAGCTATTTAGTCTTGATGCAAAGAAAACCAATGAAGAATTATTAATGAAAATATTAAATGACAATAAAGACACTGCATATGGGATAAAATATGACTTTAAAAATATTAAATCTATTAAAGAATATCAGGAAAATGTCCCAATATCTGAATATGATGATTATATTGATTTTTTAATTCCAATGGTATTTCAAGGTGTAGAAAATCTTTTAACAGTTTATCCTGTAAAACATTATAATAAATCTTCAGGAACACTTGGAAACCCTAAAAAAATACCAATTAGTGAAGTAGCACAACAATTGAATTTCTTATATTCTCTACCTTTTGTATTACACTTAATCACAGAAGAATTAGGAGATAAATGGAAAGAGGGAAAAATATTCATAATTGGACAATATAATATTTCATCTGTACCTTCTGGAGCTACATATGGTGCTTTAACTGCAAAATTAGCAGATAATATGAAAGATTATTTTGATATTTTATCAACAAGCCCTGCAGAAGTTCTTGTTCCGCAAGGAGATTTAGATACACATTATCTTCAATCATTATATGCACTTCGTGAAAAAAACACAACTATTGTTATTTCTGCATATTTCAGCTATTTCTTGGAAATTTTAAGATATATGGAGGATAATCATGAGATGTTAATTGAAGATATTAGGAATGGAACAATTAATTCTTCAATTAATTTATCTCCTGAAACAAGAGAAATTTTAGAAGAAAAATTAACTCCAATGCCTGAAAGAGCTGATGAATTAGAAGAAATATTCTCCAAACCAATTGATAATACTTTTGTTAAATCAATATGGCCAGATATTCAGGCATTTGAAGGAATTGGAACATCAACATTTGAAACATATGTTGAAAAAATAAGAGAAAAATATGCTAATGAAGAAACTCCAATATTATATTTAGGATTGCAAGCTTCAGAGGGAATTTTCTCAACACCATTGGAATTAAATAATAAAAACAGTGTATTAATTCCAAATGCAATATTCTTTGAGTTTAGACCTGTTGAACAGGAGGGTTATGATAATCTATTAACAATTGATCAGCTAGAAGTTGGAAAAGATTATGAAATAATTTTAACAAATTTATCTGGATTTTATAGATATAAAATAAAGGATGTTGTAAGAGTAACTGGAATGCATAATACTCTACCTGAAATTACATTCAAATATCGTTTAAATCAGACTGTAAATTTAACTGGAGAAAAAACTACTGAAGAAGCTTTAAGAGAATCAGTAAAACAATGTGAAGAGAAATATGGCTTCGACTGTGTTGACTTTACAGTATTTGCAGATACTGAAGCTGTTCCAATGAATTATAATTTCTTAATAGAACCAGATAACATAGATGATATCGATGTTGAGGCTCTCAGAGCCGATTTAGAAAAAAATCTTGGTAAAGCAAATCCTTCATTTGGTTCTAAAATTGAAAATAATACTTTTGGTGAAACAAAACTTGAAATATTACAAAAAGAAACATTTATGCTTTACAGGGATCTTATGGCTATGAAAGGAGTAAGTGTAGTTCAGCTTAAACCTCCTAGAATAATAGTAAATGAAGTTCAAAGAAAATTCTTCTATGCTCTTAGGGAACTTTGA
- a CDS encoding ATP-binding protein: protein MKKLVFDADVSELENIFNELNRLLEDYDTDELAVMKLKLVLEEIFTNISNYAYNDKGIVEFLVDIISNHQLEIIIKLIDEGEYFNPLEQATPDTTLSSDEREIGGLGILLIKKNVDVIEYERVDNKNILTIHKILN, encoded by the coding sequence ATGAAAAAACTTGTATTTGATGCGGATGTTAGTGAATTAGAGAATATCTTCAATGAATTAAATAGATTATTGGAAGATTATGATACTGATGAATTAGCTGTTATGAAACTTAAATTAGTATTAGAAGAAATTTTTACTAATATCAGCAATTATGCATATAATGATAAAGGAATAGTTGAATTTTTAGTTGACATAATTTCAAACCATCAATTAGAAATTATAATAAAATTAATTGATGAAGGTGAATATTTCAATCCTCTAGAACAAGCTACACCTGATACTACATTAAGTTCTGATGAACGTGAAATTGGTGGGTTAGGTATTCTTCTCATTAAAAAGAATGTTGATGTAATAGAGTATGAAAGAGTTGACAATAAAAACATTTTAACTATTCATAAAATTTTAAATTAG
- a CDS encoding 4Fe-4S binding protein, translated as MIVKDWCSFCGECAGVCPRNLIQVREYSLVFNDDDCKDCDTCIKACPIDALEKEE; from the coding sequence ATGATAGTTAAAGATTGGTGCTCATTTTGTGGTGAGTGTGCTGGGGTTTGCCCAAGAAATTTAATCCAAGTAAGAGAATATTCATTAGTATTTAATGATGATGACTGTAAAGATTGTGATACATGTATTAAAGCATGTCCAATTGATGCATTAGAAAAAGAGGAATGA
- a CDS encoding NAD(P)/FAD-dependent oxidoreductase gives MIETDVIVVGSGPAGSSAAKHAALGGANVILIDKKSEIGSPKRCAEGVSIEGLEKLGIEPSPRWVTKKIEGVRIQTPDGTDTWLTEDEVKLPEAGYILERKVFDKHMAMDAARAGAEIRIKTLVTNVEKVEDGFLVFTESMGKEEVLKCKILIAADGPEGHVARWAGLRPAAKAKEMESGVQYEMCNVEFEKPGVIEFYLGSCAPGGYVWIFPKGDDIANVGLAILPHKAEKTAIEYLDDFVAKSPYLKNAQAVEINVGGDPVGGMSKKLYDDNILVCGDAAGQVNPLTGGGIISGMTGGMCAGQVAAQAIAEGDCSKKFLKQYDTMAHDELDHEIKRYKKVQEYLLTLSDEELNEIAHAFEGEKFDKISTTEIVKKLIKLSPKALLKLGKFV, from the coding sequence ATGATTGAAACTGATGTAATTGTAGTAGGTTCTGGACCTGCAGGATCAAGTGCAGCAAAACACGCTGCATTAGGCGGAGCAAATGTTATTTTAATAGACAAAAAATCAGAAATTGGTTCACCAAAAAGATGTGCTGAAGGTGTTTCAATTGAAGGACTTGAAAAATTAGGTATTGAACCTTCTCCTCGTTGGGTTACTAAAAAAATCGAAGGAGTAAGAATCCAAACTCCTGATGGAACTGATACCTGGTTAACTGAAGATGAAGTAAAATTACCTGAAGCTGGTTACATCTTAGAAAGAAAAGTATTCGACAAACACATGGCTATGGATGCTGCAAGAGCAGGTGCTGAAATCAGAATCAAAACCTTAGTAACCAATGTTGAAAAAGTTGAAGACGGTTTCTTAGTATTTACTGAATCCATGGGTAAAGAAGAAGTATTAAAATGTAAAATTTTAATCGCAGCAGACGGTCCAGAAGGTCACGTTGCAAGATGGGCAGGTTTAAGACCAGCTGCAAAAGCTAAAGAAATGGAATCTGGTGTACAATACGAAATGTGTAACGTTGAATTCGAAAAACCGGGAGTTATTGAATTCTACTTAGGTTCCTGCGCACCTGGTGGATACGTATGGATTTTCCCTAAAGGTGACGACATTGCAAACGTTGGTTTAGCAATCTTACCTCACAAAGCTGAAAAAACGGCTATTGAATACTTAGATGATTTCGTTGCTAAATCACCTTACTTAAAAAATGCTCAAGCAGTTGAAATTAACGTTGGTGGAGACCCTGTTGGTGGAATGAGTAAAAAACTCTATGACGATAACATTTTAGTTTGTGGAGACGCAGCAGGTCAAGTAAACCCATTAACCGGTGGAGGAATCATCAGTGGTATGACTGGTGGAATGTGTGCTGGTCAAGTAGCTGCTCAAGCTATTGCAGAAGGCGATTGTTCTAAAAAATTCTTAAAACAATACGATACCATGGCACACGATGAATTAGACCATGAAATCAAAAGGTATAAAAAAGTACAAGAGTACTTACTCACTTTATCTGATGAAGAGTTAAACGAAATTGCTCATGCATTTGAAGGAGAAAAATTTGATAAAATTTCAACTACTGAAATTGTTAAAAAATTAATCAAATTATCTCCAAAAGCATTACTTAAATTAGGTAAATTTGTTTAG
- the galE gene encoding UDP-glucose 4-epimerase GalE — protein sequence MILITGGAGYIGSHTNKALHEAGYETVVVDNLCKGYENFVKWGNFENYDFGSKNLREVFEKYDIDGVIHFAAFSSVAESVEMPQKYFKNNYKNTLNLLQIMREFGVDKFILSSTAAVYGNPEKVPITEDQDLKPINPYGHSKFITEKALEREAEKGDFNFVSLRYFNAAGDDFDCEIGEFHDPETHLIPLVLDAAIGNRDSISIFGDDYDTPDGTCIRDYIHVNDLADAHIKAYEYLCDKKESNVFNLGNGQGYSVREVIDMCKKVTGVDFDVKIDERREGDPDVLIADSTKIKDELGWTPQYDLEQIVESAWKWHKKINVI from the coding sequence GTGATTTTGATTACTGGTGGAGCAGGTTATATTGGTTCCCATACAAATAAAGCATTACATGAGGCAGGTTATGAAACTGTTGTAGTTGATAACTTATGCAAGGGTTATGAAAACTTTGTTAAATGGGGTAATTTTGAGAATTATGATTTTGGAAGTAAAAACTTAAGGGAAGTTTTCGAAAAATATGATATTGACGGTGTTATTCACTTTGCTGCATTCTCATCAGTAGCAGAATCAGTTGAAATGCCTCAAAAATATTTTAAAAATAATTATAAAAATACATTAAATCTTTTACAAATAATGAGAGAATTCGGTGTAGATAAATTTATTTTATCTTCAACCGCTGCAGTATATGGAAATCCTGAAAAAGTTCCAATTACCGAAGATCAGGATTTAAAACCAATAAATCCTTATGGACACTCTAAATTTATCACTGAAAAAGCTCTTGAAAGAGAAGCTGAAAAAGGTGATTTTAATTTCGTATCCTTAAGGTACTTTAATGCTGCAGGTGACGATTTTGACTGTGAGATAGGGGAATTCCATGACCCTGAAACTCACTTAATTCCATTAGTATTAGATGCTGCTATTGGAAATCGTGACAGTATTTCTATTTTTGGTGATGATTACGATACACCTGACGGAACTTGTATTCGTGATTATATTCATGTAAATGATTTAGCAGACGCACATATTAAAGCATATGAATATTTGTGCGATAAAAAAGAATCTAATGTATTTAATCTTGGAAATGGTCAAGGATATTCAGTTCGTGAAGTAATTGATATGTGTAAAAAAGTCACTGGTGTTGATTTTGATGTTAAAATCGATGAACGCCGTGAAGGTGATCCTGATGTATTAATTGCTGATTCAACTAAAATTAAAGATGAATTAGGTTGGACTCCTCAATATGACTTAGAACAAATTGTAGAGTCTGCTTGGAAATGGCATAAAAAGATTAATGTAATTTAG